The Salvia miltiorrhiza cultivar Shanhuang (shh) chromosome 1, IMPLAD_Smil_shh, whole genome shotgun sequence genome has a window encoding:
- the LOC131006376 gene encoding receptor-like protein 33, with protein sequence MMDVKENKTDLITSSDDDSFLRYVEMRITLKGLDLLLTRLLKTFTTIDLSSNNFSGSIPDSIGNLNSLRYLNLSHNNLMGHIPASLGNISVLESLDLSSNKLDGGIPRELTRLTFLEKLNLSMNNLVGQIPQSNQFSTFDNDSYMGNLRLCGIPLTRKCNKENGHQMQPEEDEEDEEYGFIDGFGWRSVVMGYGSGIIVGIGIGCWIIRFGRPRWLVEFFFGVGYTYKKNKKKKKKTRKRATPTQRSL encoded by the coding sequence ATGATGGATGTGAAGGAAAATAAGACAGATCTAATTACAAGTAGTGATGATGACTCTTTTCTAAGGTATGTGGAGATGAGAATCACCTTGAAAGGTTTGGATCTGTTATTGACGAGACTGTTGAAAACCTTTACAACCATTGACTTATCCTCCAACAATTTCTCTGGTAGTATTCCAGATTCCATAGGTAATCTTAATTCTTTGAGATACTTGAATTTGTCGCACAATAATCTCATGGGACACATACCTGCATCTCTTGGAAATATAAGTGTGCTCGAATCATTGGACTTGTCATCGAACAAATTGGATGGTGGAATTCCAAGGGAATTGACGAGGTTGACATTCCTTGAGAAATTAAACCTTTCAATGAATAATCTTGTGGGGCAAATACCACAATCTAACCAGTTCTCCACATTTGACAATGATTCATATATGGGAAACTTGAGATTGTGTGGAATTCCATTGACGAGAAAATGCAACAAGGAGAACGGGCATCAGATGCAgccagaagaagatgaagaagatgaagagtaTGGATTTATAGATGGATTTGGATGGAGAAGTGTGGTGATGGGATATGGAAGTGGAATCATAGTCGGAATTGGAATTGGTTGTTGGATTATTCGATTTGGAAGGCCAAGATGGTTGGTGGAATTCTTTTTTGGCGTTGGATATACATacaagaagaacaagaagaagaagaagaagacaaggaAGAGAGCTACTCCAACACAGAGAAGTTTATAA
- the LOC131014143 gene encoding receptor kinase-like protein Xa21 has translation MEGDIPSSLYQCPQLESIDLSGNNFGGYVPAQIWNITLLKELDLGVNNLRGRLPKDICSHNNLQRLKLLSLWWNELEGDIPLSLGQCTQLESIDLSYNNFGGNVPREIGNITQLKELSLNRNNLKGDIPKEIGYLNYLEVLSMSNNKFSGRLPRQLWNVTTLRELRIGNISLIGISLLFLLIFFIEALTTFIVISNKPIVNHIYRHFSVLFSVL, from the exons ATGGAAGGAGATATACCGTCAAGTTTGTACCAATGTCCACAACTCGAGAGTATTGACTTGTCAGGcaacaactttggtggatatgtGCCTGCACAAATTTGGAATATCacactgcttaaggaattagaCCTTGGTGTGAACAATTTGAGAG GCCGCCTACCAAAAGACATTTGCTCGCATAACAAccttcaaagactcaaactacttAGCCTGTGGTGGAACGAATTGGAGGGAGATATACCATTGAGTTTGGGTCAATGTACACAACTTGAGAGTATTGACTTGTCATACAACAACTTTGGTGGAAATGTCCCTCGAGAAATTGGGAACATCACACAGCTTAAGGAATTAAGCCTTAATAGGAACAATTTGAAAG GTGATATTCCGAAAGAGATTGGTTATCTTAATTATTTAGAGGTATTGAGCATGAGCAACAACAAATTCAGTGGACGATTACCAAGACAACTTTGGAATGTCACGACTCTTCGTGAATTACGCATTGGCAACATCTCTTTAATTGGTATATCATTACTCTTTctgctaattttttttattgaggcATTAACCACCTTTATTGTTATTTCTAATAAGCCAATTGTTAATCATATTTATCGTCACTTTTCTGTCCTATTTTCTGTTCTTTGA